A genome region from Deinococcus planocerae includes the following:
- a CDS encoding cation-translocating P-type ATPase: MSPVAPRSSPRPPPWHAAASEDVFARLETAPEGLGDAEAARRLERYGRNALPAREPPSVWRILLRQLLNPLIYILIAAALLALATGDLTDAAFVLIVIGINAGLGTYQEYGAERNAAALQNLVRVRARVLRGGRERDLDGEDLVPGDVVRLESGDRVPADLRLVGVRELAVDEATLTGESEAVRKHAGALEPDLPLGDRLNLAFAGTAVQSGRATGVVVETGLRTELGRIAEHVSGGAETKPPLLVRIDRFAHQISVVVLAAAALLVAIAVAQGTPFAEVFYLAVALAVSAIPEGLPVALTVVLSVATTRMLRRQVIVRRLTAVESLGSSTVIASDKTGTLTVNRQTAQTVVLPTGARYTTRGDGDLGAEDPRLRRVARAFVLANEGRLEQVDGETQRGGDAVDVALLELGRHLGVPPELRGQVEPLGDIPYESERGYAATFYQDEQGRARVAVKGGAGRVLPFCDRALGQKGEDRADVDALTRLEEGLAGEGYRVLAMADGEMPDTDGPFDEAHLPPLCLLGFVGLIDPLRPSSVEAVRTARRAGMRVAMVTGDHPATALAIAREAGIADEGERPVTGRDLATLGDAELREAVGGTNVFARVEPLQKLRIVEALAANGQYVTVTGDGVNDAPALKRAHVGVAMGSGTDVAKEASDLIVTDDNFASIVAGVEEGRTAYANVRKVVYFLVSSGVAEVLLFLTAVALGFPIPLTAVQILWLNIVTNGFQHIGLSLEPGERGQMTRPPRRPGEGIFDRLMVSQLLLSGMVMAALVFVTFTLTLQAGASEFAARNVALLLMVLLQNFHALNARSETESTFRLPFARSRVLLLAIVGAQLVHLAATQIPLMQRVLGLEPVPFAQWLPLLLLAALVVVAMEIFKWFWRRGERGRAAPQGDPA, from the coding sequence ATGAGCCCGGTCGCCCCCCGAAGCTCCCCCAGGCCCCCTCCCTGGCACGCGGCAGCATCGGAAGACGTGTTCGCGCGTCTGGAAACCGCCCCGGAGGGCCTGGGCGACGCCGAGGCCGCCCGGCGTCTGGAACGCTACGGGCGCAACGCCCTGCCCGCGCGCGAGCCGCCGAGCGTGTGGCGCATCCTGCTGCGCCAGCTTCTTAATCCCCTGATCTATATCCTGATCGCGGCGGCCCTGCTCGCGCTCGCCACCGGGGACCTCACCGACGCCGCGTTCGTCCTCATCGTGATCGGGATCAACGCGGGCCTGGGCACCTATCAGGAATACGGCGCCGAGCGCAACGCCGCCGCCCTGCAAAACCTCGTGCGGGTCCGGGCCCGCGTGCTGCGCGGCGGGCGCGAGCGCGACCTCGACGGCGAGGACCTCGTGCCGGGCGACGTGGTGCGACTGGAAAGCGGCGACCGGGTGCCCGCCGACCTGCGCCTCGTGGGGGTACGCGAACTCGCCGTGGACGAGGCGACCCTCACGGGCGAGTCCGAGGCGGTGCGCAAACACGCGGGGGCACTGGAACCCGACCTGCCCCTTGGGGACCGGCTCAACCTCGCCTTCGCGGGCACGGCGGTGCAGAGCGGGCGCGCAACCGGGGTCGTCGTGGAGACGGGGCTCCGGACCGAACTCGGGCGGATCGCCGAGCACGTCTCGGGCGGGGCAGAGACCAAGCCGCCCCTGCTGGTGCGGATCGACCGATTCGCCCACCAGATCAGCGTGGTCGTCCTCGCGGCGGCGGCGCTCCTGGTCGCCATCGCCGTCGCGCAGGGCACGCCCTTCGCGGAGGTGTTCTACCTCGCGGTGGCCCTCGCCGTGAGCGCGATTCCCGAGGGCCTCCCGGTGGCCCTGACGGTCGTGCTCTCGGTCGCCACGACGCGGATGCTGCGCCGCCAGGTCATCGTCCGGCGCCTCACCGCCGTCGAGAGCCTGGGCAGCAGCACCGTGATCGCCTCCGACAAGACGGGGACACTGACCGTCAACCGGCAGACCGCGCAGACGGTCGTGCTGCCCACGGGCGCCCGCTACACCACGCGCGGCGACGGCGACCTCGGCGCGGAAGACCCCCGGCTGCGGCGGGTGGCCCGCGCCTTCGTGCTTGCCAACGAGGGCCGCCTGGAGCAGGTGGACGGCGAGACCCAGCGCGGTGGGGACGCGGTGGACGTGGCCTTGCTGGAGCTGGGGCGCCACCTCGGCGTGCCCCCGGAGCTGCGCGGGCAAGTCGAGCCCCTGGGCGACATTCCCTACGAGTCCGAGCGCGGGTACGCGGCCACCTTCTACCAGGATGAGCAGGGCCGGGCGCGGGTGGCGGTCAAGGGTGGGGCGGGCCGGGTGCTGCCCTTTTGCGACCGGGCGCTGGGGCAGAAGGGGGAGGACAGGGCCGACGTGGACGCCCTCACCCGGCTGGAGGAGGGCCTGGCGGGCGAGGGCTACCGGGTGCTGGCGATGGCGGACGGGGAAATGCCGGACACGGACGGTCCCTTTGACGAGGCGCACCTTCCCCCACTGTGCCTGCTGGGCTTCGTGGGCCTCATCGACCCGCTGCGGCCCTCCTCGGTGGAGGCGGTTCGCACCGCACGACGGGCCGGGATGCGCGTGGCGATGGTGACTGGGGACCACCCCGCCACCGCCCTTGCCATCGCGCGGGAGGCGGGCATCGCGGACGAGGGGGAACGCCCGGTCACAGGCCGGGACCTGGCAACGCTTGGTGACGCAGAACTGCGGGAGGCCGTGGGGGGCACGAACGTCTTCGCCCGGGTCGAGCCGCTGCAAAAGCTGCGGATCGTGGAGGCCCTCGCCGCGAACGGGCAGTACGTGACCGTGACGGGGGACGGGGTGAACGACGCTCCGGCCCTCAAGCGCGCGCATGTCGGCGTGGCGATGGGGTCGGGCACCGACGTGGCGAAGGAGGCGTCGGACCTGATCGTCACCGACGACAACTTCGCCTCCATCGTGGCGGGGGTCGAGGAGGGGCGCACCGCCTACGCGAACGTCCGCAAGGTCGTGTACTTCCTGGTCTCCAGCGGCGTGGCCGAGGTGCTGCTGTTTCTCACGGCGGTGGCGCTGGGCTTTCCCATTCCGCTGACCGCCGTGCAGATCCTGTGGCTGAACATCGTCACGAACGGCTTCCAGCACATCGGTCTCTCGCTGGAGCCCGGCGAGCGCGGGCAGATGACGCGTCCCCCGCGCCGCCCGGGCGAGGGCATCTTCGACCGCCTGATGGTCTCGCAACTCCTGCTCTCGGGGATGGTGATGGCCGCGCTGGTGTTCGTCACCTTCACGCTGACGTTGCAGGCGGGCGCGAGCGAGTTCGCCGCGCGCAACGTGGCCCTCTTGCTGATGGTGCTGCTCCAGAACTTCCACGCCCTCAACGCCCGCTCGGAAACGGAAAGCACCTTCCGCCTGCCTTTCGCGCGCAGCCGGGTGCTGCTCCTCGCCATCGTGGGCGCGCAGCTCGTGCACCTCGCCGCCACCCAGATCCCTCTGATGCAGCGGGTGTTGGGCCTGGAGCCCGTGCCCTTTGCCCAGTGGCTGCCACTCCTGCTCCTCGCCGCCCTCGTCGTCGTGGCGATGGAGATTTTCAAGTGGTTCTGGCGGCGTGGTGAACGTGGCCGTGCCGCCCCCCAAGGAGACCCCGCATGA
- a CDS encoding response regulator, with translation MDDQPLDVELALLALSQRDLEECVVVAEDGLEAMNYLRRAGSAWPRVVLLDLNMPGLGGDRVLEEIRGNPSWQDIRVVILTTSSEERDRRACVRADRFLVKPLTHLLFLGLVDELINDGLLPRPGGACS, from the coding sequence GTGGACGACCAGCCTCTCGACGTGGAACTCGCCCTGCTGGCCCTCTCACAGCGGGACCTCGAGGAGTGTGTGGTCGTCGCGGAAGACGGTCTGGAGGCCATGAACTACCTGCGGCGGGCGGGATCGGCCTGGCCGCGCGTGGTCTTGCTCGACTTGAATATGCCGGGCCTGGGCGGCGACCGGGTGCTGGAGGAGATCCGGGGCAACCCGTCCTGGCAGGACATCCGGGTCGTCATCCTGACGACGAGCAGCGAGGAACGCGACCGGCGTGCGTGCGTGCGTGCGGACCGTTTCCTCGTCAAGCCGCTTACGCACCTGCTTTTCCTGGGGCTGGTGGACGAGCTGATCAATGACGGGCTGCTGCCGCGCCCGGGCGGGGCCTGCTCGTGA
- a CDS encoding ferredoxin reductase family protein, with amino-acid sequence MSQSQLPRRAQPARQGPLSRTTIGVLWTVLYALIALSPLLTILIGPEPVGRDFWTEFSVALGFVGMSVMCLQFLITARFRRITAPYGIDMLLQFHRQISFVAFALVLAHPLILFVTRPETLALLNPVEAPWRARFAVLSVLALVALVVTSVWRVNLKLGYETWRIVHGLLSVLVIGLALAHMVGVGHYLGTPWKAALWTAMGVGVALLVLYVRVLKPFLLRTRPYRVSGVREERGDSYTLSLTPEGHRGLRFRPGQFAWIRVGESPLSVRENPFSFSGSAEERGEVHFTIKALGDFTRTVKDVPVGTRAYVDGPYGVFTPDYLHRDQGFVLIAGGVGITPMISILRTLADRGDERPVLLLYASKAWDGVTFREELDKLQSRLNLRVVHVLNEAPEGWTGETGFVNRDLLEKYLPDDRRTREYFLCGPPPMMDAVTEVLSDLGVPLTHVHAEQFNLV; translated from the coding sequence ATGAGTCAGAGTCAGTTGCCCCGCCGGGCCCAGCCTGCTCGCCAGGGCCCCCTCAGCCGCACCACCATCGGCGTGCTGTGGACGGTGCTGTACGCCCTGATCGCCCTGTCGCCGCTGCTCACCATCCTGATCGGGCCTGAGCCCGTGGGCCGCGACTTCTGGACCGAGTTCAGCGTGGCGCTGGGCTTTGTCGGGATGAGCGTGATGTGCCTGCAATTTCTGATCACCGCCCGCTTCCGGCGCATCACCGCGCCCTACGGCATCGACATGCTGCTTCAGTTCCACCGCCAGATTTCCTTCGTGGCCTTCGCCCTCGTGCTGGCCCACCCCCTGATCCTGTTCGTGACCCGGCCCGAGACGCTGGCCCTGCTCAATCCGGTGGAGGCGCCGTGGCGGGCTCGCTTCGCGGTGCTCTCGGTCCTCGCTCTGGTCGCCCTGGTCGTGACGAGCGTGTGGCGGGTCAACCTCAAGCTCGGGTACGAGACGTGGCGGATCGTGCACGGCCTGCTCTCGGTGCTGGTGATCGGGCTCGCGCTCGCGCACATGGTGGGGGTGGGCCACTACCTCGGCACCCCCTGGAAGGCGGCGCTGTGGACCGCGATGGGGGTGGGCGTGGCGCTGCTGGTGCTGTACGTGCGGGTGCTCAAGCCTTTCCTCCTGCGTACCCGCCCCTACCGGGTCAGCGGCGTGCGCGAGGAACGCGGCGACAGCTACACCCTCAGCCTGACCCCCGAGGGGCACCGCGGGCTGCGCTTCCGCCCCGGGCAGTTCGCCTGGATTCGGGTGGGAGAATCGCCCCTGAGCGTGCGCGAGAACCCCTTCTCCTTCTCCGGCTCCGCCGAGGAGCGCGGGGAGGTCCACTTCACCATCAAGGCCCTCGGGGACTTCACCCGCACGGTGAAGGATGTGCCGGTCGGCACCCGCGCCTACGTGGACGGGCCCTACGGGGTCTTCACGCCGGACTACCTGCACCGCGACCAGGGCTTCGTCCTCATCGCGGGCGGGGTGGGCATCACGCCCATGATCAGCATCCTGCGGACCCTGGCCGACCGGGGGGACGAGCGCCCGGTGTTGCTGCTCTACGCGAGCAAAGCCTGGGACGGGGTGACCTTCCGGGAGGAACTGGACAAACTCCAGTCCCGGCTGAACCTGCGGGTGGTGCACGTCCTGAACGAGGCGCCGGAGGGCTGGACCGGGGAGACGGGCTTCGTGAACCGGGACCTCCTCGAAAAGTATCTCCCCGACGACCGCCGCACCCGCGAGTACTTCCTGTGCGGGCCGCCGCCCATGATGGACGCCGTCACCGAAGTCCTCTCCGACCTCGGCGTGCCCCTGACCCACGTTCACGCCGAGCAGTTCAACCTCGTGTAG
- a CDS encoding universal stress protein, with protein sequence MIKCVLVPTDFSDRAGRAAAWARETFPDAEVRLLHVVDPLTLHAPSAVAPGGGYALSGDGLDLQRDFEVEVRERLRRLGGGELVVGQPVDEILRYVQAGPFDLLVIGATGHGDPEGSGLGGTAERLTRESPVPVVVVH encoded by the coding sequence ATGATCAAGTGTGTCCTCGTGCCCACCGACTTCTCCGACCGTGCCGGGCGCGCCGCCGCGTGGGCCCGCGAAACCTTTCCGGACGCCGAGGTGCGGCTCCTGCACGTCGTCGATCCCCTGACCCTGCACGCCCCGTCCGCCGTCGCGCCGGGTGGGGGGTACGCCCTGAGCGGAGATGGGCTGGACCTCCAGCGCGACTTCGAGGTCGAGGTGCGGGAACGCCTGAGGCGCCTCGGTGGCGGCGAACTCGTGGTGGGTCAGCCCGTGGACGAAATTCTGCGGTACGTGCAGGCAGGTCCCTTCGACCTGCTCGTCATTGGCGCCACCGGGCACGGCGACCCGGAGGGCTCGGGCCTGGGCGGGACCGCCGAACGCCTGACGCGGGAATCTCCGGTGCCGGTCGTCGTCGTGCACTGA
- a CDS encoding universal stress protein — protein sequence MSVSIRRVLVMMDFSPAARHAHRFVRRQFPEAQLDLLHVVPVGALAEAPPRPPAYLGRRTVTQAALEHERVRKAAAHLGILGGGLLAEGNPAEVALTYAESGTYDLLALGTAARGRLGRLMFGSVAGRVVRDSPVPVLTARGNGLRLRRVRRVLVPTDFSPHAARALELVRTAWPSADVRLLHAVDIASPEMLAPGPSAAAGLGPLGESERAWREEAQGRLRELGDGEVVTGPPTPCILTVLEAGSFDLVALGTAGRRGVEGLLFGSVARGVVRESPVPVLTVRVPGGGSG from the coding sequence GTGAGCGTCTCGATCCGGCGCGTGCTCGTCATGATGGACTTCTCCCCGGCGGCGCGGCACGCGCACCGCTTCGTGCGGCGGCAGTTTCCGGAGGCGCAGCTCGACCTCCTCCACGTCGTGCCGGTCGGCGCGCTCGCGGAGGCGCCTCCCCGCCCCCCGGCCTACCTGGGCCGCCGCACCGTCACACAGGCAGCGCTCGAACACGAGCGGGTCCGGAAAGCCGCCGCTCACCTCGGGATCCTCGGCGGCGGCCTCCTCGCGGAGGGGAATCCAGCAGAGGTCGCCCTCACGTACGCAGAAAGCGGCACGTACGACCTTCTCGCCCTGGGCACGGCGGCCAGGGGTCGGCTCGGACGCCTGATGTTCGGCTCGGTCGCGGGGCGGGTCGTGCGCGACTCCCCGGTGCCGGTCCTGACCGCGCGCGGGAACGGCCTGCGCCTGCGACGGGTGAGGCGGGTGCTCGTTCCGACTGACTTCTCCCCGCACGCGGCGCGGGCCCTGGAGCTTGTCCGGACGGCGTGGCCGAGCGCCGATGTGCGGCTGCTGCACGCCGTGGACATCGCGTCCCCGGAAATGCTCGCGCCCGGGCCGTCTGCCGCCGCCGGCCTCGGCCCCCTGGGAGAGAGTGAACGGGCCTGGCGGGAGGAAGCGCAGGGCCGCCTCCGGGAACTCGGCGACGGCGAGGTCGTGACTGGGCCGCCCACGCCCTGCATCCTCACGGTGCTGGAGGCCGGGAGCTTCGATCTCGTCGCCCTGGGGACGGCGGGACGGCGCGGCGTGGAGGGCCTGCTTTTCGGTTCCGTCGCGCGCGGGGTGGTGCGCGAGTCGCCTGTCCCGGTGCTGACGGTGCGCGTGCCCGGGGGGGGTTCGGGGTGA